The sequence GCCATGATCGTGGCGGCGGCGGACAATCTGGATTTTTACCTCAACAGCTGGCACGGCGCCGTCGAACAACTCGACGGCGGCATGGAAGCGGACCGCGCCATCTCCGACTTCGATTTTTCCACGCAGCGGCGCCTGTGGAAATGGCGCCCCGAGCAGCCCCGCTGACCATGAGCTGGCAATTCCAGATCAGCCGCCACGACGAGGGCCGCCGCCTCGATTCCGTGCTGCGCGGCATGTGGCCCGGCGTGCCGCTGGGCGCGATGATGAAATACTTCCGCAAGGGAGCCGTGCGCCTCGAAGGCAAACGTTGCCAGCCGAACGACCGCGTCCTCGAGGGACAGCACGTCTGGGTGCCGTGGGAAGAGCCGGGCACCGTCGGCCGCGCCGAAATGCCCGACGGCACGCCGCGCCGGCTGCCGCTCGACGTCATTTACAGCGACCGCTGCGTGATGGTCGTGAACAAGCCCGCCGGGCTGCTGAGCCAGCCCGACGTCAAGGGCGAGGACAGCGTCGTCACGCGCGCGCTGGGCTACGCCGTCGATCCCGAATTTCCGCCCCAGCTCGTGCACCGCCTCGACCGCAACACCAGCGGCGTCATGGCGCTGGCTCTGGACGGCCCGACCACGCGCGCGCTGATGGAATGCTTCAAAGCCCGCCGCGCCGACAAGCGCTACTGGGCCATCGTCATCGGCGAACTGCCCGAGCGCG comes from Pyramidobacter piscolens W5455 and encodes:
- a CDS encoding RluA family pseudouridine synthase, producing the protein MSWQFQISRHDEGRRLDSVLRGMWPGVPLGAMMKYFRKGAVRLEGKRCQPNDRVLEGQHVWVPWEEPGTVGRAEMPDGTPRRLPLDVIYSDRCVMVVNKPAGLLSQPDVKGEDSVVTRALGYAVDPEFPPQLVHRLDRNTSGVMALALDGPTTRALMECFKARRADKRYWAIVIGELPERGRIDVPLLKDADKKLVRVDPKGERAVTEYKRLTSSGAFSLAEVHLLTGRTHQIRVHMNHVGHPLLGDVKYGDFGSKGQLRSLGVKRPMLHARSLTLNGLPAFLSHLEGKTFRAPAPDDLRRVMEKLGFIDAGARP